A stretch of the Nitrospiria bacterium genome encodes the following:
- a CDS encoding tRNA-dihydrouridine synthase: MDEHSFWRNLPQPIVGLAPMDGVTDAAFRAVTARHGGPDLSFTEFVSIDRIVSGYDPFLTELRYSEIERPAIAQVFGTDPEAFYRTAHLICELGFDGIDINMGCPSKTVARAGAGAGLIRTPHRACEIIRRTRQGIRDWAAGQPIDRIGLPASVAEDVRRAKALWFGSAVEPVGDFLRQIIPVSVKTRLGYGQIVIDDWIPALLSESPAAITLHGRTLAQNYSSQADWETIARAAEIVRGSDTLILGNGDIRSGATAVRRIRESGVHGVLIGRAAMGNPWIFKTGDSIRSAVRSGELPPAEPDVSMAEKVAVALEHAELFDRYRGKLSFRNMRKFLAAYWFGFPGASELRRRLVQVENLREVESILQPVECT, encoded by the coding sequence ATGGACGAACATTCCTTTTGGCGTAACCTCCCGCAGCCGATCGTCGGTCTCGCTCCGATGGACGGCGTGACGGACGCCGCGTTTCGGGCCGTCACGGCCCGGCATGGAGGTCCCGATCTCAGTTTCACCGAATTTGTATCGATCGACCGGATCGTATCGGGCTATGATCCGTTTCTGACCGAGCTTCGTTACAGCGAAATCGAGCGGCCGGCGATCGCGCAGGTTTTCGGGACGGACCCCGAGGCCTTTTACCGAACCGCGCATCTCATCTGCGAGCTGGGCTTCGACGGAATCGATATCAACATGGGCTGCCCTTCGAAAACGGTCGCACGCGCCGGGGCGGGAGCCGGGTTGATACGCACACCCCATCGGGCGTGCGAGATCATCCGACGGACACGACAGGGAATACGGGATTGGGCCGCCGGTCAGCCGATTGATCGGATCGGGCTTCCGGCCTCCGTTGCGGAGGACGTCCGGCGGGCGAAGGCCCTATGGTTCGGGTCCGCCGTTGAACCGGTCGGGGATTTTCTCCGTCAAATCATCCCGGTCTCGGTCAAAACACGCCTGGGATACGGGCAGATCGTCATCGACGATTGGATACCCGCCCTTCTTTCGGAGTCGCCGGCCGCGATCACGCTCCACGGTCGAACACTGGCGCAGAATTATTCCTCTCAGGCCGATTGGGAAACGATTGCGCGGGCGGCCGAGATCGTCCGTGGAAGCGACACGCTGATCCTGGGAAACGGGGATATCCGATCCGGCGCGACGGCCGTCCGCCGGATTCGCGAATCCGGCGTCCACGGGGTTTTAATCGGCCGGGCCGCGATGGGCAATCCATGGATTTTTAAAACCGGGGATTCGATACGCTCCGCGGTACGATCCGGTGAGCTTCCGCCTGCGGAACCCGATGTCTCGATGGCCGAGAAAGTCGCCGTCGCGCTAGAGCATGCAGAGCTCTTTGACCGGTATCGTGGAAAGCTGTCGTTTCGAAACATGCGCAAATTCCTAGCCGCCTACTGGTTCGGCTTTCCGGGCGCCTCGGAGCTGCGTCGGCGTCTCGTCCAGGTCGAAAACCTACGCGAGGTCGAATCGATACTTCAACCGGTCGAATGCACCTGA
- a CDS encoding aldo/keto reductase, whose amino-acid sequence MLTDYNDVPVPSFIYGTAWKKDATTRLVQLAVASGFTAIDTANQIIHYDEALVGEALLALDQKGITRDALFLQTKFTPAGGQDHRTPYDASADLTTQVGQSFDSSLKHLHTDHVDSYLLHGPYSRTGLGAEDWEVWAALEGIYRSGKTKMIGISNVSAGQLRLLCEKAVIKPMVVQNRCYAVSGWDQEVREICRANRIIYQGFSLLTANQPILSHPKIWAIAKRLGTGPLQVIFRFAMQIGILPLTGTTSERHMKEDLSVVNFELSPEETKWIETIAV is encoded by the coding sequence ATCTTGACGGATTATAACGACGTTCCCGTTCCTTCATTTATATACGGCACGGCCTGGAAAAAAGATGCCACGACGCGGCTGGTACAGTTGGCCGTGGCCTCGGGCTTCACGGCGATCGACACCGCCAATCAGATCATCCATTACGATGAGGCCCTTGTGGGCGAGGCATTGCTTGCGCTCGACCAGAAGGGCATCACGCGGGATGCCCTTTTTCTTCAGACCAAATTTACGCCCGCCGGGGGCCAGGACCATCGAACGCCCTACGATGCCTCGGCGGATCTTACGACTCAGGTCGGACAGTCCTTCGACAGTTCCCTGAAACACCTTCATACGGATCATGTCGACTCCTATCTATTGCACGGGCCCTATTCGCGAACGGGATTGGGGGCGGAGGACTGGGAGGTATGGGCCGCCTTGGAAGGGATCTATCGGTCGGGCAAAACTAAAATGATCGGAATTTCGAATGTCAGTGCCGGGCAATTGAGATTGTTGTGCGAGAAAGCGGTGATTAAGCCCATGGTGGTGCAGAATCGGTGTTATGCCGTATCCGGTTGGGATCAAGAAGTCCGGGAGATCTGCCGGGCCAACCGGATCATCTATCAAGGCTTTTCGCTTTTAACAGCGAACCAGCCCATCTTAAGCCATCCTAAAATTTGGGCGATCGCAAAGCGCCTGGGGACGGGTCCGCTGCAGGTCATCTTTCGGTTTGCGATGCAGATCGGGATTCTGCCGTTGACCGGAACGACCAGCGAACGGCATATGAAAGAAGATTTAAGCGTCGTAAATTTTGAGCTCTCTCCCGAAGAAACGAAGTGGATCGAAACGATTGCGGTTTGA